In Vibrio atlanticus, the following proteins share a genomic window:
- the pfaD gene encoding eicosapentaenoate synthase subunit PfaD — protein sequence MTTQTTINNEKLSPWPWQIEESTTRFDNAAMSTILKDLSLACYVVNHPEKGLGVSQKSEIASGDSASAANSQPVSAFAPALGTQSLGDEDFRRCHGVKYAYYAGAMANGISSEELVIALGQAGILCSFGAAGLIPSRVEQAINRIQAALPNGPYAFNLIHSPSEPALERGSVELFLKHKVKTVEASAFLGLTPQIVHYRAAGLSRDPQGEIQIGNKVIAKVSRTEVASKFMQPAPAKMLQALVDEGRITAEQMELAQLVPMADDITAEADSGGHTDNRPLVTLLPTILALKEQIQAQYQFKTPLRVGCGGGVGTPDAALATFNMGAAYIVTGSINQACVEAGASEHTRKLLSTTEMADVTMAPAADMFEMGVKLQVVKRGTLFPMRANKLYELYTRYDSIEAIPVEERLKLEKQVFRSTLDDIWAGTVAHFNERDPKQIERAEGNPKRKMALIFRWYLGLSSRWSNTGEQGREMDYQVWAGPALGAFNAWAKDSYLDDYQQRNAVDLAKHLMHGAAYLARVNLLTSQGIKLDPELARWKPTQRMA from the coding sequence AGAGAGCACAACTCGCTTTGATAACGCAGCAATGTCGACAATATTGAAAGACTTAAGCCTTGCTTGTTACGTCGTGAACCACCCAGAAAAAGGTTTAGGCGTAAGCCAAAAATCTGAGATTGCATCGGGCGACTCAGCAAGTGCAGCGAACAGCCAGCCTGTTAGCGCTTTTGCTCCTGCACTCGGTACACAAAGCTTGGGCGACGAAGATTTTCGTCGCTGTCATGGCGTGAAATACGCTTACTATGCAGGCGCAATGGCAAACGGCATTTCATCTGAAGAGTTGGTGATTGCGCTTGGCCAAGCTGGCATTCTTTGTTCATTTGGCGCGGCGGGCTTAATCCCGTCTCGCGTTGAGCAAGCGATCAACCGTATTCAAGCAGCACTGCCAAACGGTCCTTATGCGTTTAACCTGATTCACAGCCCAAGCGAACCCGCTCTAGAGCGTGGCAGTGTAGAGCTGTTTTTGAAGCACAAAGTGAAAACGGTTGAGGCTTCTGCCTTCTTAGGTTTAACACCGCAAATCGTTCACTACCGTGCCGCGGGCCTTAGCCGTGATCCACAAGGTGAGATTCAGATCGGCAACAAAGTTATTGCTAAAGTAAGCCGTACTGAAGTCGCGAGTAAGTTCATGCAACCAGCTCCAGCTAAAATGCTGCAAGCTCTAGTTGATGAAGGTCGAATCACAGCAGAACAGATGGAACTGGCACAGCTGGTTCCTATGGCTGATGACATTACCGCAGAAGCCGATTCTGGTGGTCACACCGACAACCGTCCGCTAGTAACACTGCTACCAACGATTCTAGCGCTGAAAGAGCAAATCCAAGCTCAGTATCAATTCAAAACACCGCTACGTGTCGGTTGTGGTGGTGGCGTAGGTACACCTGATGCTGCTCTAGCGACGTTTAACATGGGTGCGGCATACATTGTTACCGGTTCAATCAACCAAGCGTGTGTTGAGGCTGGCGCGAGCGAACACACACGTAAGCTGCTTTCGACAACTGAAATGGCTGACGTGACTATGGCTCCGGCAGCAGACATGTTCGAAATGGGCGTGAAACTACAAGTGGTTAAGCGTGGCACCTTGTTCCCAATGCGTGCCAACAAACTGTATGAGCTATACACACGTTACGACTCGATTGAAGCAATTCCAGTTGAAGAACGTTTAAAGCTAGAGAAGCAGGTATTCCGTTCAACACTGGATGACATTTGGGCAGGGACTGTGGCGCACTTTAACGAGCGCGATCCTAAACAGATCGAACGCGCTGAAGGCAACCCTAAACGTAAAATGGCGTTGATCTTCCGTTGGTACTTGGGTCTTTCTAGCCGTTGGTCAAACACCGGCGAACAAGGTCGTGAGATGGATTACCAAGTATGGGCAGGCCCGGCACTTGGCGCATTCAACGCATGGGCGAAAGACAGCTACCTAGATGATTACCAGCAGCGTAATGCAGTCGACCTAGCAAAACACCTAATGCACGGCGCAGCCTACTTGGCTCGTGTTAACCTGCTGACTTCGCAAGGTATCAAGCTTGATCCTGAACTAGCACGCTGGAAGCCGACGCAAAGAATGGCTTAA